TCACTAATTCGCTATTTTCAGAGGAAAATTCACGAAACTCCAGTTAATGACTGAATGCTTACCTTTTTTGGGGCAGATTAAAGGCTTCATGTAATAACTTAACTGCGTCTTCTGCACGGTCTCTTTTAATAATGCAAGATATTTTTATCTCAGATGTGCTAATCATATCAAGATTAATTCCTTTTGATGCCAGGACAGAAAACATTTTTGCCGCTACCCCTGAATGACTTCGCATACCCACTCCAACAATAGAGACCTTGGCAACATTATCATCTGAAGTTATTTCCTTTGCCCCTATTTGTTTAGCCACCTCCTCTACAATTTTAACTGCTCTGGTTAGATCAGATTTACTGACGGTAAAAGAGATTTCATTTGTTTCATTTGAAGGGGCACTTTGAACAATCATATCGACATTGGTATTTTTGTCACTTAATGCCGTAAATATTCTTGCGGCCATACCCGGTTTATCAGGCACATCTAAAATAGTAATCTTTGCTTCATCAAGATTTAAAGTTACCCCACTGACTAATATTTCTTCCATATCTGCTACCTCCTCACAAACTATAGTTCCAGGTGAATCATTAAAACTGGACCTGACATGAATTTTAACTCCAAATTTCTTAGCCATTTCCACAGAGCGTGATTGAAGAACCTTTGCCCCAGCACTGGCTAATTCCAACATCTCTTCATAAGAGATTAATTCTATCTTTCGAGCATCCGGAACAATTCTTGGGTCAGCCGTATAGACACCTTCTACATCCGTAAATATTTCACAAACATCAGCATCTAATACGGCGGCTAATGCCACAGCGGTTGTATCTGAGCCCCCTCTACCCAGTGTTGTAATATCTCCTTCTTCTGTAATGCCTTGAAATCCAGCAACTACCACGATTTTACCTGATTTTAGTTCTTTTAGAATTCTCTCTGTGCTTACCTTTTGAATTTTGGCTTTAGTGTATGCTTTATCTGTCAAAATCTCAACTTGCTGAGCGTTTAGAGATACCGCAGAACACCCCATCGAGGTTAAAGCAATACTCATTAAGGCACAGGAGATTTGCTCACCGGTGGATAATAACATATCCATTTCCCGTTCATCAGGTAGAGGAGTAATTTGGTGAGCTAATTCAATCAAGTCATCCGTCGTATCGCCTAAGGCAGAAACAACAACTACTATTTGATGTTCTGTTTTCTTAGCCCGGACTATTTGTTCTGCAACTTTTTTTATCCGTTCTGGAGTAGCCACTGATGAACCACCATATTTTCTAACAGTTATTCCCATTCTAATTCTCTCCTTATCTGTAGTAACTGGTAACTGGTGAATAGTAATTAGTTACCAGTTACTTACTTTTCTATTTTAAAAAAATTATACCTTATGAAATAAAAAATGTCAATCATTTTTTACTTGCAATTTTTTAACATATCTGGTAATATTAATAGATGACAATGCAACCAGAAATAAAAATTTATAAAAGATTAAAGATAAAGGAGCCGGTGATGATAGCGGCCTGGCCAGGAATAGGTAATGTTGCCTTAGGGGCAATAGATTACTTACAATGGAAACTTAAGGCGACTCCATTTGCCGAAATTGAGATAGAGCAATTAGTAGCTCCAGAGTTAGTTATAATC
This is a stretch of genomic DNA from bacterium. It encodes these proteins:
- a CDS encoding aspartate kinase, producing the protein MGITVRKYGGSSVATPERIKKVAEQIVRAKKTEHQIVVVVSALGDTTDDLIELAHQITPLPDEREMDMLLSTGEQISCALMSIALTSMGCSAVSLNAQQVEILTDKAYTKAKIQKVSTERILKELKSGKIVVVAGFQGITEEGDITTLGRGGSDTTAVALAAVLDADVCEIFTDVEGVYTADPRIVPDARKIELISYEEMLELASAGAKVLQSRSVEMAKKFGVKIHVRSSFNDSPGTIVCEEVADMEEILVSGVTLNLDEAKITILDVPDKPGMAARIFTALSDKNTNVDMIVQSAPSNETNEISFTVSKSDLTRAVKIVEEVAKQIGAKEITSDDNVAKVSIVGVGMRSHSGVAAKMFSVLASKGINLDMISTSEIKISCIIKRDRAEDAVKLLHEAFNLPQKR